From Acipenser ruthenus chromosome 23, fAciRut3.2 maternal haplotype, whole genome shotgun sequence, the proteins below share one genomic window:
- the LOC117413145 gene encoding G protein-regulated inducer of neurite outgrowth 1-like, with protein MGSVKDSSVSSQIQISPGPVMEDSIAAEPGSNPPSHGQQECACCEATSSCGPPQSDVCSTSCYQDAKSCCQPETTVKRPICPGETSNVSKEHCEYLPPGGPSAALCVNAEPEPLLKDISVKVVTVTDVFNIESDCSVASGNQGAVMGTLNRFSDVDTNQDCDRVTADNQTEKQGMGVSATLCQDLNLKVSDHEPRESIKEEVIQETSLSQPCKVEKPSLDTSGDLVQLKGSSNDLPDDSKVIMNTGAIKSKDLSLKEATNQSDFRAEKPNRDSSLHEDKQKSSMESTADPGLQETSKGDTQVKEIKEVPSPNKKVYQFHQEKLVKHPQPTGDRETQEPSTVVSGPASNAYTETRDQSKKQSGELTITSHATLEVCGTIQEATKPLQVETHDQKNTLCNGGQKELRQSERKQREESHGLGEARTKLMLHVEAAKDSSGEAVGPCLSQNIPGVHAEIQVSLGVPCRSAATSPMTPPEGSDSFFFPVGKAGLGKTKPAKKDAELQVGMQVESRSVATAPMTPGRKSPQASYPEIHIKGVTEDDQPEPVREVRWDEKGMTWEVYGASMEVEVLGMAIQKHLEKQIEEHGKQPPPQSLPSAQPPPTNPELNRASSVKGALKKAAGVEKKRRQRNPFRAVLQNLRRPQCCSRANTIE; from the coding sequence ATGGGAAGTGTCAAGGACTCCAGTGTTAGCTCTCAGATACAGATCAGCCCTGGACCGGTGATGGAGGACTCCATAGCGGCTGAGCCCGGAAGCAACCCCCCCTCCCACGGCCAGCAAGAGTGTGCGTGCTGTGAAGCTACCTCAAGCTGTGGTCCCCCTCAATCCGACGTCTGTTCCACAAGCTGCTACCAAGATGCCAAGAGCTGCTGCCAGCCAGAAACGACTGTGAAGAGGCCCATCTGCCCAGGAGAGACTTCTAATGTGAGCAAGGAGCACTGTGAGTATTTACCTCCTGGAGGACCCAGTGCAGCACTCTGTGTTAACGCAGAGCCAGAACCACTATTGAAAGACATATCAGTTAAGGTGGTAACAGTGacagatgtttttaatattgagAGTGATTGTTCAGTGGCGTCAGGCAATCAGGGAGCAGTGATGGGTACTTTGAACCGGTTCAGTGATGTGGATACTAACCAAGACTGTGACAGAGTGACGGCAGACAATCAAACGGAAAAGCAGGGGATGGGAGTGAGTGCAACCCTTTGTCAGGATCTCAACCTGAAAGTGTCCGATCATGAACCTAGAGAGTCAATCAAGGAAGAAGTCATTCAAGAGACATCACTGTCACAACCCTGCAAGGTGGAGAAGCCGTCTTTAGACACATCTGGAGATCTTGTTCAACTGAAGGGGTCTTCTAATGACTTGCCAGATGATTCCAAAGTCATTATGAACACAGGAGCAATAAAAAGCAAAGATTTAAGCCTCAAAGAGGCTACCAATCAGTCAGATTTCAGGGCTGAAAAGCCTAACCGGGATTCCTCATTGCATGAAGACAAACAGAAATCTAGCATGGAATCTACAGCTGATCCAGGTTTACAAGAAACCAGTAAAGGAGAtacacaggtaaaagaaataaagGAGGTGCCATCTCCAAACAAGAAGGTCTATCAGTTCCATCAGGAGAAGCTTGTGAAACACCCCCAGCCCACAGGCGACCGTGAAACCCAAGAGCCATCTACTGTGGTTTCAGGTCCTGCAAGTAATGCATATACTGAGACTAGAGACCAAAGCAAGAAGCAATCTGGAGAGCTGACAATAACATCACATGCTACTTTGGAGGTCTGCGGCACCATTCAAGAAGCTACCAAGCCCTTACAAGTAGAAACACATGATCAAAAAAACACTTTGTGTAACGGAGGACAAAAGGAGCTCCGGCAATCAGAAAGGAAGCAAAGAGAAGAATCGCATGGCCTGGGTGAGGCTAGAACGAAGCTCATGCTCCACGTGGAGGCAGCGAAGGATAGCAGCGGTGAAGCGGTGGGTCCGTGCCTCTCACAGAACATTCCTGGTGTTCACGCTGAGATTCAGGTCAGCCTGGGGGTGCCCTGCAGGTCAGCAGCAACCAGCCCTATGACACCGCCCGAGGGGTCTGACAGTTTCTTTTTCCCTGTGGGGAAGGCTGGGCTTGGGAAGACTAAGCCTGCCAAGAAGGACGCAGAGCTGCAGGTGGGCATGCAAGTGGAGTCCAGGTCAGTTGCCACTGCGCCCATGACCCCAGGTAGGAAGTCTCCCCAGGCTTCGTACCCTGAGATTCACATCAAGGGGGTAACGGAGGATGACCAGCCTGAGCCAGTGCGGGAGGTCAGGTGGGACGAGAAGGGGATGACCTGGGAAGTGTACGGGGCCTCCATGGAGGTAGAGGTGCTGGGGATGGCCATCCAGAAGCATTTGGAAAAACAGATTGAGGAACACGGGAAACAACCTCCGCCACAGTCCCTTCCATCGGCACAGCCGCCACCCACAAACCCAGAGCTCAACAGAGCAAGCTCAGTCAAAGGTGCGCTGAAGAAAGCTGCGGGGGTGGAGAAGAAGAGACGGCAGAGGAATCCCTTTCGAGCGGTCCTGCAGAATCTCCGCCGACCGCAGTGCTGCTCGCGGGCAAACACCATTGAGTGA